A genomic window from Thermoanaerobacterales bacterium includes:
- a CDS encoding CarD family transcriptional regulator yields the protein MFKIGDKVVYPMHGAGVIEAIEEKEILGERHQYYVLRLPIGNMKVMVPTSSGEGIGLRQVIGMEEVQEVFGILKSNSTQMPGNWNRRYRANLEKIKSGNIYEVAEVVRNLARREREKGLSSGEKRMLDSARQILISELVLATELEEDKARTILDQMLA from the coding sequence TTGTTTAAGATTGGAGACAAGGTTGTCTACCCAATGCATGGGGCGGGCGTCATCGAGGCCATCGAGGAGAAGGAGATTCTGGGGGAAAGGCACCAGTACTACGTTCTCCGCCTACCGATAGGCAATATGAAAGTGATGGTTCCAACCTCCAGCGGGGAAGGTATAGGTCTACGCCAGGTAATCGGCATGGAAGAAGTGCAGGAAGTGTTCGGCATCTTAAAGAGCAACAGCACCCAGATGCCGGGAAACTGGAACCGGCGTTACCGTGCCAACCTGGAAAAGATCAAGAGCGGCAACATCTACGAGGTGGCCGAGGTGGTAAGAAACCTGGCCCGCCGGGAACGTGAAAAGGGCCTCTCCTCGGGAGAGAAAAGGATGCTTGACAGCGCCAGGCAGATCCTGATCAGCGAACTGGTGCTCGCCACAGAGCTGGAGGAAGACAAGGCCCGAACGATACTGGACCAGATGCTGGCCTAG
- a CDS encoding PIN/TRAM domain-containing protein codes for MRRAAFLFLTLGFAAAGFFLGYYLFVQQDVFDLNLATTTGYGMAALTTLIALAVGIVTAPRIIALTIALNTRSVEHLQRMPIQDLIIAALGLIVGLLIANLIGSILKGLGWFGTAIGILVSVFLGYLGLMVGIRKREELVGLLANLPWLGKDRGTRGEAKLLDTSAIIDGRIADLCSTGFLEGTLIIPAFVLDELQHIADSSDTLKRNRGRRGLDILNYIRRKSETKVQIYENVKGLEDLPDVDTKLVKLARRLGARIITNDFNLNKVAELQGVKVLNINELANALKPVLLPGEEMTVQVIRDGKEPGQGVGYLDDGTMIVVDGGKRFIGQTIRVTVTSVLQTTAGRMIFARPKVGRKDEPLHGKLDEVNAVGG; via the coding sequence GTGCGCAGGGCTGCTTTTCTTTTTTTGACCCTCGGATTCGCGGCGGCAGGGTTCTTCCTGGGCTACTACCTTTTCGTGCAACAGGACGTCTTTGACCTAAACCTCGCGACCACCACCGGCTACGGTATGGCGGCTTTAACGACCCTTATCGCACTCGCGGTCGGGATCGTTACGGCACCGCGGATCATCGCATTGACCATCGCGCTGAACACGCGCTCCGTTGAGCACCTGCAACGAATGCCCATCCAGGACCTGATCATCGCCGCCCTTGGACTCATTGTTGGCCTGTTAATCGCCAACCTCATCGGTTCCATCTTAAAGGGCCTGGGCTGGTTCGGCACGGCCATCGGCATCCTGGTTTCCGTGTTCCTGGGCTACCTGGGCCTGATGGTCGGCATCCGCAAGCGCGAGGAGCTGGTCGGGCTGCTCGCCAACCTGCCCTGGCTGGGGAAAGACCGGGGTACCCGCGGAGAGGCCAAGCTCCTTGATACCTCCGCGATCATCGACGGCCGCATCGCCGACCTTTGCTCCACGGGTTTCCTGGAAGGGACGCTGATCATTCCCGCCTTCGTTCTCGACGAGCTGCAGCACATCGCCGACTCCAGCGACACGCTCAAGCGCAACCGGGGCCGCCGGGGCCTCGATATCCTTAATTACATCCGCCGGAAGTCCGAGACGAAGGTGCAGATCTACGAGAACGTCAAGGGCCTGGAGGACCTCCCCGACGTCGACACCAAGCTCGTAAAGCTGGCGCGGCGTCTGGGGGCGAGGATCATTACCAACGACTTCAACCTGAACAAGGTCGCGGAACTGCAGGGCGTGAAGGTGCTGAACATCAATGAGCTGGCCAACGCCTTAAAGCCGGTGCTCCTGCCCGGGGAGGAGATGACCGTCCAGGTGATCAGGGACGGCAAGGAGCCCGGTCAGGGGGTCGGCTACCTGGATGACGGCACAATGATCGTCGTCGACGGCGGCAAGCGCTTCATCGGCCAAACGATCCGGGTTACCGTGACCAGTGTCCTGCAGACCACGGCGGGCCGGATGATCTTCGCCCGTCCCAAGGTCGGCCGCAAGGACGAGCCGCTCCACGGGAAACTCGACGAGGTGAATGCGGTTGGCGGTTAA
- the ispF gene encoding 2-C-methyl-D-erythritol 2,4-cyclodiphosphate synthase — translation MRTGFGYDVHRLVEDRPLILGGVNISYPRGLLGHSDADVLTHAVMDALLGAAALGDIGQYFPDTDPRYEGASSLDLLAAVARLLADKGLTVNNIDATVVAQAPKLAPHIPAMRANLARVLGLNPDRVSVKATTTEGLGFTGTGEGIAAHAVATVVGCGG, via the coding sequence TTGCGCACCGGATTCGGCTATGACGTGCACCGGCTGGTTGAAGACCGGCCACTCATCCTGGGCGGCGTCAACATCTCCTACCCCCGCGGCCTCCTGGGCCACTCCGACGCCGACGTCCTCACCCACGCCGTAATGGACGCCCTGCTGGGCGCCGCCGCCCTGGGGGACATCGGGCAATACTTCCCCGACACCGACCCGCGGTATGAAGGCGCGTCCAGCCTGGACCTGCTGGCGGCCGTCGCCCGCCTGCTGGCCGACAAAGGCCTCACCGTCAACAACATCGACGCCACCGTCGTCGCCCAGGCCCCGAAGCTCGCCCCCCACATCCCCGCCATGCGCGCCAACCTGGCCCGCGTCCTCGGCCTCAACCCCGACCGCGTCTCCGTCAAGGCCACCACCACCGAGGGCCTCGGCTTCACCGGCACCGGCGAGGGCATCGCCGCCCACGCCGTGGCGACGGTGGTCGGCTGCGGCGGGTAG
- a CDS encoding ATP-binding protein, producing the protein MRNVSEITELLNELESVTADDLEDQDLDFKEWDPQSMNDSVGLVIEMAVCMANGGGGTVVFGVKDKVIGRARAILGVPPEVDVNRLKKAVYDSTDPKLTPVFEELRVPEGTGRILVMHIYPGMPPYTDTAGRGKVRVGKDCQPLTGTLRRRIMVETGETDFTAEETDGRPEDLISAAALEQLCDAARREKAPEELFRQRGLDILAQIGVLRSGRLTRAGVLLAGTDQAIRRNVPGFVWTHLRMVSDTRYTDRADGSDALPIALSRLMDRINADNPITTLEQGLFHFEYRTYPELALREALLNAFCHADFRIAGPILVKQFPDRLEISNPGGFIAGITPQNILHHQPAARNPLLVDALARLRLVNRSNLGISRMFEALLIEGKEPPLILENGDSVTVTFRRREFLSAFRMFVAEENRTGRFLSVDHLLVLQYLLAHPEIDTRAAASICQRSEPQARDILTEMEQRLAYLERGGTGRGTYWTLRPEVHRRLAGPSYLERDRRIDWDAAKTRIASILKRRFEHGDSKGLSNKEIRAITRFSRQQVTKMMAELRREIPQIVTEGHGAGARHVWIE; encoded by the coding sequence ATGCGCAACGTAAGCGAAATCACCGAACTGTTAAATGAACTCGAAAGCGTTACAGCGGATGACCTTGAAGATCAGGATCTGGACTTCAAAGAATGGGATCCGCAGAGTATGAACGATTCCGTGGGTCTCGTCATTGAGATGGCTGTTTGCATGGCCAACGGGGGCGGTGGCACCGTGGTTTTCGGGGTGAAGGACAAGGTTATAGGGCGGGCCCGGGCCATCCTCGGCGTACCTCCCGAGGTGGATGTCAATCGCCTGAAAAAGGCCGTCTATGACTCGACTGACCCCAAATTGACGCCGGTTTTTGAAGAACTGCGGGTGCCGGAAGGTACGGGCCGGATCCTGGTTATGCATATCTATCCCGGCATGCCTCCATATACAGACACCGCCGGGAGGGGCAAGGTTCGCGTGGGCAAGGATTGTCAGCCGTTGACGGGCACCCTCAGGCGGCGCATTATGGTCGAGACGGGGGAGACTGACTTTACTGCGGAAGAAACGGATGGTCGGCCGGAGGACCTGATTTCGGCGGCAGCCCTGGAACAGCTCTGCGATGCTGCCCGTCGGGAGAAGGCGCCCGAGGAGCTTTTCCGGCAAAGGGGCTTGGATATCCTTGCTCAAATCGGTGTCCTGCGCTCCGGTCGCCTGACCCGTGCCGGGGTACTTCTCGCCGGGACTGACCAGGCGATTCGTCGAAACGTTCCCGGTTTTGTCTGGACTCACCTGCGAATGGTAAGTGACACCCGCTACACGGACCGTGCCGACGGGTCTGATGCCCTGCCGATTGCCCTTTCCCGTCTTATGGACCGGATCAACGCCGATAATCCCATTACTACCCTGGAACAGGGACTGTTTCATTTCGAGTATCGTACCTACCCGGAACTCGCTTTGCGGGAGGCACTGTTGAACGCCTTTTGCCATGCGGATTTTCGCATCGCCGGACCCATCCTGGTCAAGCAGTTCCCGGACCGTCTCGAAATCAGCAATCCCGGCGGTTTTATCGCCGGGATCACCCCCCAAAACATCTTGCATCATCAGCCGGCGGCCCGGAACCCCCTCTTAGTCGATGCATTGGCTAGACTGCGCCTGGTGAATCGTAGCAACCTCGGCATTAGCCGGATGTTCGAGGCGCTCCTTATCGAAGGCAAGGAACCGCCTCTCATCCTGGAAAACGGGGATTCGGTCACCGTCACTTTTCGCCGGCGAGAATTCTTATCGGCCTTTCGCATGTTTGTGGCCGAGGAGAACCGTACGGGCCGATTCCTTTCGGTGGACCATCTCCTTGTGCTTCAATACCTCCTGGCTCATCCGGAGATTGACACCCGCGCTGCCGCATCCATTTGTCAGCGCTCAGAACCTCAGGCCCGGGACATTTTGACCGAGATGGAGCAGCGCCTTGCCTATCTTGAGCGTGGCGGAACCGGCAGGGGAACCTACTGGACCCTGCGCCCGGAAGTCCACCGTCGCCTGGCCGGTCCAAGCTACCTTGAACGGGACCGTCGCATCGACTGGGATGCGGCCAAGACGCGGATCGCCAGCATTCTCAAACGAAGGTTCGAGCATGGCGATTCAAAGGGTTTGTCTAACAAGGAGATCCGCGCGATCACCCGGTTTAGTCGACAGCAGGTCACAAAAATGATGGCAGAGTTGAGGAGAGAAATACCCCAGATTGTCACCGAAGGCCATGGTGCCGGAGCCCGGCATGTTTGGATAGAATGA
- a CDS encoding mismatch-specific DNA-glycosylase, whose amino-acid sequence MLPDVLGPNLKLVFCGTAVGNRSAQVGAYYADKRNKFWRILHQVGLTERLLLPHEYRELLKYGIGVSDLVKRRTGVDGTLSINDYGVPAFRAKIAKYQPRIVCFNGKRAAKFFLQHSKTMGCR is encoded by the coding sequence ATGCTGCCGGACGTCCTTGGTCCGAATCTCAAGCTGGTATTCTGCGGGACCGCGGTAGGGAACCGATCCGCTCAGGTTGGCGCTTACTATGCGGACAAGCGAAACAAGTTCTGGAGAATACTTCACCAAGTTGGACTTACGGAACGGCTCTTGTTGCCACACGAGTACCGGGAACTTCTGAAGTACGGTATCGGTGTCTCGGATCTCGTGAAGAGGCGGACAGGAGTTGACGGGACCCTGTCAATAAACGATTATGGTGTTCCGGCGTTCAGGGCCAAGATTGCTAAGTATCAGCCCCGCATTGTATGCTTCAACGGTAAGAGAGCAGCAAAGTTTTTTCTTCAACACAGCAAAACTATGGGTTGCAGATAG